The following are encoded together in the Salinibacterium sp. UTAS2018 genome:
- a CDS encoding carbohydrate ABC transporter permease: MSDAQTAGTKRNLGVEITLGFVLVLSIIPIAFTTLLAFLPNRAIVSSSWDFPFWLGNFERVFKDGIFIAQIGNSLLIVLGTVAICLVIGTLSGYSLSRLHPPRWITIPALVIAGFIPLIPPMTLLPGLYVLLSDLGLIGGVGGLVLVNAFLNLPFAVLLMSSYFSTIPEELREAGIMDGASELTVLLRIMLPVVRPGIAAVGVFTAIMAWNEFQMGLTLTSGGATAPVTVGIAGLLQPFAVTWGELAAAGTLAAIPIIVMSIFANRQIVAGLTAGAIKG, encoded by the coding sequence ATGAGCGACGCCCAGACCGCCGGCACGAAGCGCAACCTCGGCGTAGAGATCACCCTCGGGTTTGTGCTGGTGCTCAGCATCATCCCGATTGCCTTCACGACCCTGCTCGCGTTCCTCCCCAACCGTGCCATCGTCTCCTCGAGCTGGGACTTCCCGTTCTGGCTCGGCAACTTTGAACGTGTCTTCAAAGATGGCATTTTCATTGCCCAGATCGGCAACAGCCTCCTGATCGTGCTCGGCACGGTCGCCATCTGCCTCGTCATCGGCACGCTCTCCGGCTATTCGCTCAGCCGACTGCACCCGCCACGCTGGATCACTATCCCGGCGCTCGTGATCGCCGGCTTCATCCCACTCATTCCGCCGATGACGCTGCTGCCCGGCCTCTACGTCTTGCTCTCGGACCTCGGCTTGATCGGTGGCGTCGGCGGACTCGTCTTGGTCAACGCCTTCCTCAACCTTCCCTTCGCGGTGCTGCTCATGTCGTCGTACTTCTCGACCATCCCCGAAGAACTCCGCGAAGCCGGAATCATGGATGGTGCCAGCGAGCTGACAGTGCTGCTGCGGATCATGCTCCCCGTCGTTCGCCCCGGCATCGCCGCCGTCGGCGTCTTCACCGCGATCATGGCGTGGAACGAGTTCCAGATGGGCCTCACGCTCACCTCCGGCGGAGCTACCGCGCCCGTCACTGTCGGCATCGCCGGCCTACTGCAACCGTTCGCGGTCACGTGGGGCGAACTGGCTGCGGCCGGAACGCTCGCTGCAATCCCCATCATCGTCATGTCCATTTTCGCCAACCGCCAAATCGTCGCTGGGCTCACTGCCGGCGCTATCAAAGGCTAA
- a CDS encoding carbohydrate ABC transporter permease: protein MVATANATRSASPRPTARKRSRPKPVFAIVALAPFIVFGAIFAAYPLGQVVRMALSDVQIRGGIFEWTWIGFANFGAVLTDANGLRSLGNTVIFVAATVVLSLIVGLALALLVDRAITLLPLARNVLIWPAVIAPVVVSLMWLLLLSPTAGGLNKALYSLGLPLQGWIGQESTAMAAVIVVDVWHWTPVVFLFLYTALKSIDGATLEAARVDGANEWRIIQHVVLPALRPAIAAVVVVRVIMGVKAFDEMYLLTSGGPNFATTLVTQHIKTLFFDSLQFGEASAFSLVVVILTALVLGAVLFTRSKVEK from the coding sequence ATGGTCGCAACCGCCAACGCCACGAGATCGGCCTCTCCGCGCCCGACCGCCCGCAAGCGTTCTCGCCCTAAGCCCGTCTTCGCGATCGTAGCCCTCGCGCCGTTCATTGTCTTTGGGGCTATCTTCGCCGCGTACCCGCTCGGCCAGGTCGTCCGCATGGCTCTCTCCGATGTTCAGATCCGGGGCGGTATTTTTGAGTGGACCTGGATCGGGTTTGCTAACTTCGGCGCCGTGCTCACCGATGCCAATGGTCTTCGTTCGCTCGGCAACACCGTCATTTTCGTTGCGGCGACCGTTGTTCTGTCGTTGATTGTTGGCCTCGCGCTCGCGTTGCTCGTTGATCGCGCCATCACCCTCCTCCCGCTGGCGCGCAACGTTCTCATCTGGCCTGCCGTGATCGCCCCGGTTGTCGTCAGTCTGATGTGGCTGCTTCTGCTCAGCCCTACCGCCGGCGGACTCAACAAGGCGCTCTACTCCCTCGGCTTGCCGCTCCAAGGGTGGATCGGCCAAGAATCAACCGCTATGGCTGCGGTGATTGTGGTGGATGTCTGGCACTGGACTCCGGTCGTCTTCCTCTTCCTCTATACCGCTCTCAAGAGCATCGACGGAGCAACCCTCGAGGCCGCTCGGGTCGATGGCGCTAACGAGTGGCGCATCATCCAGCACGTGGTGCTTCCCGCTCTGCGCCCCGCCATCGCTGCGGTCGTTGTCGTGCGAGTGATCATGGGAGTGAAGGCGTTCGACGAGATGTACCTCCTGACCTCGGGCGGGCCCAACTTTGCGACAACGCTCGTGACGCAACACATCAAGACTCTCTTCTTCGACAGCCTCCAGTTCGGCGAAGCGTCAGCGTTCTCGCTCGTGGTTGTCATCCTCACTGCGCTGGTTCTTGGCGCCGTGCTATTCACCCGATCGAAGGTCGAAAAATGA
- a CDS encoding putative transporter small subunit: protein MEIVIAIYMLVWPIVVAGVLFVLVRGFVKDWREARAEGRSII from the coding sequence ATGGAAATCGTCATCGCTATCTATATGCTCGTCTGGCCAATCGTCGTCGCCGGCGTACTCTTCGTACTCGTGCGCGGCTTCGTCAAGGACTGGCGTGAAGCACGCGCCGAGGGCCGCAGCATCATCTAG